The following proteins are encoded in a genomic region of Aptenodytes patagonicus chromosome 13, bAptPat1.pri.cur, whole genome shotgun sequence:
- the SOX8 gene encoding transcription factor SOX-8, with protein MLNMTEEHDKALEAPCSPAGTTSSMSHVDSDSDSPLSPAGSEGLGCAPAPAPRPPGAAPLGAKVDAAEVDERFPACIRDAVSQVLKGYDWSLVPMPVRGNGSLKAKPHVKRPMNAFMVWAQAARRKLADQYPHLHNAELSKTLGKLWRLLSENEKRPFVEEAERLRVQHKKDHPDYKYQPRRRKSVKAGQSDSDSGAELSHHAGTQIYKADSGLGGMADSHHHGDHTGQTHGPPTPPTTPKTDLHHGSKQELKHEGRRLVESGRQNIDFSNVDISELSSEVINNMETFDVHEFDQYLPLNGHAAMPADHGPNAAAGSYGASYSHSATGTGGTNQVWTHKSPASASPSSADSGQQRPHIKTEQLSPSHYSDQSHGSPAHSDYGSYSAQACATTASTATAAASFSSSQCDYTDLQSSNYYNPYPGYPSSIYQYPYFHSSRRPYATPILNGLSIPPAHSPTANWDQPVYTTLTRP; from the exons ATGCTCAACATGACCGAGGAGCACGACAAAGCGCTGGAGGCTCCGTGCAGCCCCGCGGGCACCACCAGCTCCATGTCCCACGTGGACTCGGACTCCGACTCGCCGCTGTCCCCCGCCGGCTCCGAGGGTCTGGGCtgcgcccccgcgcccgccccgcgcccgcccggcgccgctcCGCTGGGCGCTAAGGTGGACGCGGCCGAGGTGGACGAGCGCTTCCCCGCCTGCATCCGCGACGCCGTCTCGCAGGTGCTGAAGGGCTACGACTGGAGcctggtgcccatgcccgtccgcGGCAACGGATCGCTCAAGGCCAAGCCGCACGTCAAGCGGCCCATGAACGCCTTCATGGTGTGGGCGCAGGCCGCCCGCAGGAAGCTGGCTGACCAGTACCCGCATCTGCACAACGCCGAGCTCAGCAAGACCCTGGGCAAGCTCTGGCG TTTGTTAAGTGAAAATGAGAAACGTCCCTTTGTGGAAGAAGCTGAACGGCTCAGGGTCCAGCACAAAAAGGATCACCCGGATTATAAATACCAGCCACGGAGGAGGAAAAGCGTAAAAGCCGGGCAGAGCGACTCCGACTCCGGAGCCGAGCTCAGCCACCACGCAGGCACGCAGATCTACAAAGCGGACAGCGGGCTGGGAGGCATGGCCGATTCCCACCATCACGGCGATCACACAG GCCAGACCCACGGgccacccaccccacccaccacccccaaaaccgACCTCCACCACGGCAGCAAGCAGGAGCTGAAGCACGAGGGCCGCCGCCTCGTGGAGAGCGGCCGCCAGAACATCGACTTCAGCAACGTGGACATCTCGGAGCTGAGCAGCGAGGTCATCAACAACATGGAGACCTTCGACGTCCACGAGTTCGACCAGTACCTGCCACTCAACGGCCACGCTGCCATGCCGGCCGATCACGGCCCcaacgccgccgccggctcctacgGCGCGTCCTACTCCCACTCGGCCACGGGCACCGGTGGGACCAACCAGGTCTGGACTCACAAAAGCCCGGCCTCAGCGTCGCCGTCGTCCGCTGACTCGGGCCAGCAAAGGCCGCACATCAAAACAGAGCAGCTGAGCCCCAGCCACTACAGCGACCAGTCCCACGGCTCCCCCGCGCACTCCGACTACGGCTCCTACAGCGCCCAGGCTTGTGCCACCACCGCCTCCACCGCCACGGCCGCcgcctccttctccagctcccagTGCGACTACACGGACCTCCAGAGCTCCAACTACTACAACCCCTACCCCGGCTACCCCTCCAGCATTTACCAGTATCCCTATTTCCACTCCTCCCGCCGTCCCTACGCGACGCCCATCCTCAACGGCTTGTCCATCCCGCCGGCCCACAGCCCCACCGCTAACTGGGACCAGCCGGTCTATACGACCCTGACGAGGCCTTAA